AGTTTATCTTATTGGTTTCTTATCCTAAGTATGCAGATTTTGTAGATCATTTTACGCTCGATTCTACCACTCAGGTTAAAGATTATGGAAAAATTAATCTTACCGGGATGGCCAAAATTCTTGCCGATGTAATTATTAAAGGGAACAGAACAGCCATAAAAATTAAAGGTGATACCACAGAGTTTGATCCGAAAGCATATAATATCGAACCTAATTCGAAGGTAGAAGATTTAATTAAACAGTTTCCAGGTTTTCAGATAGATAAGGATGGGAAAATTACAGCTCAAGGCAAAAGTGTCCCAAAGGTATTGGTAGATGGTGAAGAATTTTTTGGTGATGACCCCACGCTGGTAACCAAAAATCTTCGGGCTGATATGGTAGAATCTGTTCAACTTTACGATAAGGCTAGCGATCAGGCTAGTTTTACCGGCATTGATGATGGCGAAAAAACCAAAACACTTAACATTAAACTAAAAGAAGATAAAAAGAACGGCTATTTCGGTAAAGTACAAGGTGGTTATGGCACTAAAGATTTTTATCAGGGTCAGGGAATGTTCAATAAATTTTGGGGCAAAAAGAAATTTTCGGCCTACGGCATTTTAGGCAACAATGGTACAGTAGGTTTAGGTTGGGACGACCGGGATAAATATGGGGGCTCTGGTGGCCTGACGATGAGTGATGATGGTGGAATGTATTTTAGTAGTGGAAGCGATGATTTTGATAGTTATGACGGACAATATAATGGTGAGGGTTTACCTGTAGCCAGAACCGGGGGCTTGCATTTCGATAACAAATGGAACAAAGACAAGGAATCGTTAAATACGAATTATAAAATTGGATCGATCAGAGTTACGGGTAATAGAAATTCGATAAATCAGAACAATTTTTCATCGGTTATTCAGAATAACACCTCGGATCAATCATTTGACAAAGACATGTTCAGACAGAAATTGGATGTGATGTATGAAATCAAAATCGACACCACATTAACGATGAAAGTAAATGTTGATGGCGCATTGAAAAAAAGTAATACCTCAAACCATTTTATAACCGAAACTACTGATGGCAACAATGGGTTCTTAAATTCATCAGATAGAACACTAAGCAATGAGGTGGATGATCAAAATTTTAACATGAACGTTTTATTCACCAAAAAATTAAAGAAAAAAGGGCGTACATTATCATTAAACTTAAATCAATCGATCAACAAAAGTAATAGTGAAGGGTATTTAAATTCGCTTAACAGAAGCTTAGGAAAAGTAGATAGTCTTACCAACCAATTAAAGGCTAACGATATTACTAACAGTGCCTTCAAATTAAATGCAGCTTACACAGAGCCTCTATCTAAAACCTTAACTGTAATTATAAACTATGGTTTAACTTTAATGAACGGAAAATCGGATAGGCTATCCTTTAATCAATCTGGAAGTGGCAAATATGATATTTTAGATACACTCTACAGTAACAACTTTGAACTGAACCAGACCATCAATCAGGCTGGAGCAATTTTCAATTATAAAAAAGGCAAAACCGTTATCAATTTTGGTTCGAAGTTTAGTGGTGTAAATTTTAAGCAGGATGACATTTACCACAACAAAACCTATGTAAGAAACTTTATTAATTAT
The nucleotide sequence above comes from Pedobacter riviphilus. Encoded proteins:
- a CDS encoding outer membrane beta-barrel family protein, yielding MKRLLLSLCFFIFITTYSRAQGLHTIKGRTIDTASTTLLSGTSIAVLNAKDSTLVKFTRAAENGSFELTGIKNGKFILLVSYPKYADFVDHFTLDSTTQVKDYGKINLTGMAKILADVIIKGNRTAIKIKGDTTEFDPKAYNIEPNSKVEDLIKQFPGFQIDKDGKITAQGKSVPKVLVDGEEFFGDDPTLVTKNLRADMVESVQLYDKASDQASFTGIDDGEKTKTLNIKLKEDKKNGYFGKVQGGYGTKDFYQGQGMFNKFWGKKKFSAYGILGNNGTVGLGWDDRDKYGGSGGLTMSDDGGMYFSSGSDDFDSYDGQYNGEGLPVARTGGLHFDNKWNKDKESLNTNYKIGSIRVTGNRNSINQNNFSSVIQNNTSDQSFDKDMFRQKLDVMYEIKIDTTLTMKVNVDGALKKSNTSNHFITETTDGNNGFLNSSDRTLSNEVDDQNFNMNVLFTKKLKKKGRTLSLNLNQSINKSNSEGYLNSLNRSLGKVDSLTNQLKANDITNSAFKLNAAYTEPLSKTLTVIINYGLTLMNGKSDRLSFNQSGSGKYDILDTLYSNNFELNQTINQAGAIFNYKKGKTVINFGSKFSGVNFKQDDIYHNKTYVRNFINYMPQASYQYRFSQQKSFRISYNGNTNQPSLDQLQPVRVNDDPYNVVEGNQDLRPSFRSNINANYNAYKVLTNQSVWLSGSYSFTANPIISDVTTDGVGKSTYRYINYNDKMQTNFYLYGQISRKVNTLGEINLGLNANANGSSSYNFITINDNRTLNNTKNYTYSGGINISKYKDKSYSFYTRFGPTYNMSRASIGRNSDGWGWTGYASGNVQLPGKFEISTDAEYQYNGKTQVLTESFERLIWNASVSKKFFKAENLRFSATVNDILNQNIGFNRSANNTTISQSSYTTIRRYLMFSVSWDFSKMGGGIKTQK